The following coding sequences are from one Aethina tumida isolate Nest 87 chromosome 2, icAetTumi1.1, whole genome shotgun sequence window:
- the LOC109594091 gene encoding coatomer subunit delta, with translation MVLIAAAVCTKAGKTIVSRQFVEMTKARIEGLLAAFPKLIPTGTQHTFVETDSVRYVYQPLERLYMLLITTRASNILEDLETLRLFARVIPEYCNSLEESEIADNAFSLIFAFDEIVALGYRESVNLSQIRTFVEMDSHEEKVYQAVRRTQEREAKLKMREKAKELQRQKMDATRKGIKSSFGGGSSFGNSSSYTPAPSVGDVANVSNDVKPSYTPAQAQKPRGMKLGGKGRDVESFVDQLKSEGEKVTAQTNSILQPGGKAPAIKTDVDDVLLRLEEKLVVKMGRDGGVQQFELLGLVTLHIGDEKWGKIRVQLDNKDTRGVQLQTHPNVDKELFKIKSQIGLKQPARPFPLHTDVGVLKWRLQGTDESLVPLLINCWPSEAGDGSCDVNIEYELADPNLELADVNIVIPLPIGCSPVVGECDGTYTHESRRNQLVWNLPLVDSTNKTGSMEFNAPRAIPNDFFPLSVSFSSKSSYANIKITDVLLVEDDSPVKYSTETCLCPDKYEIV, from the exons ATG GTGCTCATCGCCGCTGCTGTCTGCACGAAAGCGGGTAAAA CGATCGTCTCGAGACAATTTGTGGAGATGACAAAAGCTCGAATCGAGGGATTATTAGCTGCATTCCCCAAATTAATTCCTACTGGAACTCAACATACATTCGTAGAAACTGATTCGGTACGATATGTGTATCAACCATTGGAGAGACTTTACATGTTATTGATCACCACAAGAGCTAGCAATATCCTGGAGGATCTGGAAACTCTTCGCTTGTTTGCTAGAGTT ATTCCTGAATATTGTAATTCACTGGAAGAAAGTGAAATTGCGGACAACGCATTTTCCTTGATATTTGCTTTCGACGAAATCGTCGCTTTAGGATATAGGGAAAGCGTAAACTTGTCCCAGATCAGGACCTTTGTCGAAATGGATTCGCACGAAGAAAAGGTTTATCAAGCTGTCAGAAGG ACTCAAGAGAGGGaggcaaaattgaaaatgcGTGAAAAAGCGAAGGAGTTGCAGCGTCAGAAAATGGACGCGACACGAAAGGGGATAAAATCGTCGTTCGGCGGCGGTTCGAGTTTCGGCAACTCGTCCTCGTACACTCCGGCCCCCTCGGTGGGAGACGTGGCGAACGTTTCTAACGACGTTAAACCTTCATACACACCTGCGCAAGCGCAGAAGCCGCGCGGTATGAAACTAGGCGGCAAAGGCAGGGACGTCGAGTCGTTCGTCGATCAGCTCAAATCAGAGGGCGAGAAAGTCACCGCACAGACCAACAGTATTTTGCAACCGGGGGGCAAAGCGCCCGCCATCAAGACCGACGTGGACGA cGTTCTGCTCCGATTGGAAGAGAAATTGGTGGTAAAAATGGGTAGAGACGGAGGCGTTCAGCAGTTCGAGCTTTTGGGACTCGTGACACTTCATATTGGGGACGAAAAGTGGGGTAAGATACGTGTTCAGCTCGACAACAAGGACACCAGAGGTGTTCAATTGCAAACGCATCCTAATGTGGACAAAGAGCTGTTCAAGATTAAGTCGCAGATCGGCTTAAAGCAACCGGCGAGGCCGTTTCCCTTGCACACTGATGTGGGAGTTTTAAAGTGGAGATTGCAGGGCACAGATGAGAGTTTGGTGCCGCTGTTAATTAACTGCTGGCCGTCCGAAGCTGGGGATGGTAGTTGCGACGTTAATATAGAGTACGAACTTGCCGATCCAAATCTCGAACTTGCTGATGTGAATATTGTCATTCCATTGCC AATTGGGTGTTCACCAGTTGTTGGCGAATGCGACGGAACTTATACACACGAGTCGAGACGTAATCAGTTAGTTTGGAATTTGCCGTTGGTTGATTCGACTAACAAAACTGGTTCAATGGAATTCAACGCACCAAGAGCGATTCCTAATGACTTTTTCCCCTTGTCGGTTTCGTTCAGTTCGAAATCATCATATGCTAATATTAAG ATCACGGATGTATTGTTGGTGGAAGATGATTCTCCAGTAAAATACAGCACTGAAACGTGCCTGTGTCcggataaatatgaaatagtatga